A stretch of the Janthinobacterium sp. B9-8 genome encodes the following:
- a CDS encoding DEAD/DEAH box helicase, producing the protein MSFSALGLADDIVRAVTELGYTTPTPIQLQAIPAVLSGGDLLAGAQTGTGKTAGFTLPLLHILSTTPATSKKIRALILTPTRELAAQVEESVRDYGKYLPLKSMMMFGGVSINPQIKQLRGHVDILVATPGRLLDHISQKTVDLSGVEVLILDEADRMLDMGFIRDIKKVLALLPAKRQNLLFSATFSDEIKTLADGLLDNPALIEVARRNATAEMITQKVYFVDRERKRELLTQLIKEKNWFQVLVFTRTKHGANRLAEQLSKDGINSLAIHGNKSQAARTRALAEFKSGTLQVLCATDIAARGIDIEELPHVVNFELPNVAEDYVHRIGRTGRAGSEGEAISLVCVDEHKLLNDIERLIKRDITRESVEGFAVDPSIKAEPILNGRNGAQRKHDPRNPNSGRPPRGHNRTDRAPAAGDAPRPARNQEERAPRSNEERAPRPAARFNPDARPATEGRYNNNPRGARPASEGSFNNNPRGETRSAAAPRPAGEGRFNNNPRGEARPATPRPAGEGRAPRPEGRTDSRTPQGRAPQDRNYSDRAPRSDARSSAPRPAGKPRGDQQPLSNENTPVAALFAPIKRSGGRHH; encoded by the coding sequence ATGAGTTTTTCCGCCCTAGGGCTTGCGGACGATATCGTCCGCGCCGTTACAGAACTTGGCTACACCACACCAACCCCTATTCAACTGCAGGCTATTCCTGCCGTGCTATCTGGCGGTGATTTACTCGCTGGCGCACAAACCGGCACCGGCAAAACCGCTGGTTTTACCCTGCCATTGCTACACATTCTGAGCACGACACCTGCAACTAGCAAAAAAATCCGTGCCCTGATTCTAACCCCGACGCGTGAATTGGCCGCTCAGGTTGAAGAAAGCGTGCGCGACTATGGTAAATACTTACCGCTAAAATCCATGATGATGTTTGGCGGCGTCAGTATTAATCCGCAAATTAAACAGCTACGCGGCCATGTGGATATTCTAGTCGCCACACCGGGCCGTTTGCTCGACCATATTTCACAAAAAACCGTTGATTTAAGCGGTGTTGAAGTGCTGATCTTGGACGAAGCCGATCGCATGCTCGATATGGGCTTTATTCGCGATATCAAAAAAGTGCTGGCTCTACTGCCTGCTAAGCGTCAGAACTTACTGTTCTCCGCCACTTTTTCTGACGAAATCAAAACACTGGCTGATGGCCTCTTAGATAACCCAGCGCTAATCGAAGTAGCTCGCCGTAACGCGACCGCCGAAATGATTACGCAAAAGGTTTACTTTGTTGATCGCGAGCGTAAACGTGAACTACTCACCCAGCTGATCAAAGAAAAAAACTGGTTCCAGGTGCTGGTGTTTACCCGCACCAAGCATGGCGCGAATCGCTTGGCCGAACAGCTAAGCAAAGATGGCATTAACTCGCTAGCCATTCACGGCAATAAGAGCCAAGCCGCCCGTACCCGTGCGTTAGCCGAGTTTAAATCCGGCACGCTGCAAGTGCTGTGCGCGACCGATATTGCTGCCCGTGGGATTGATATCGAAGAATTGCCACATGTGGTGAACTTCGAGCTACCTAACGTGGCCGAAGATTATGTGCACCGTATTGGCCGTACCGGCCGTGCGGGCTCAGAAGGCGAAGCGATTTCACTGGTTTGTGTAGATGAACACAAGCTGCTGAATGATATCGAACGCCTGATCAAACGCGATATCACCCGTGAAAGCGTAGAAGGTTTTGCTGTTGATCCAAGCATCAAAGCCGAGCCAATCTTAAATGGCCGCAATGGTGCACAGCGCAAGCATGATCCGCGTAACCCAAATAGCGGTCGTCCGCCACGTGGGCATAATCGTACTGACCGTGCTCCGGCAGCAGGTGATGCACCACGCCCGGCACGTAATCAGGAAGAGCGCGCGCCGCGTAGCAATGAAGAACGCGCACCTCGCCCGGCGGCTCGCTTTAACCCCGATGCCCGCCCTGCTACGGAAGGCCGTTATAACAACAATCCACGCGGCGCACGTCCAGCAAGCGAAGGCAGCTTTAACAACAACCCACGTGGTGAAACACGCTCTGCTGCGGCTCCTCGCCCGGCGGGTGAAGGCCGTTTCAATAACAACCCACGCGGTGAAGCACGCCCAGCAACGCCTCGCCCAGCGGGTGAAGGCCGCGCACCGCGCCCAGAAGGCCGTACTGATTCACGTACGCCCCAAGGCCGTGCTCCGCAAGATCGTAACTATTCAGACCGCGCGCCACGTAGCGATGCTCGCAGCAGCGCGCCACGCCCGGCTGGCAAGCCACGTGGTGATCAGCAACCGCTAAGCAATGAAAACACCCCGGTTGCAGCGCTATTTGCACCGATCAAGCGCTCTGGTGGTCGTCATCACTAA
- a CDS encoding GNAT family N-acetyltransferase — protein MSINPILLDFPDHFSSKRLMMRCPQAGDGELVFAAINESIHALRRFPASLPWAVFEPSVAASESYCRDSHAQFIARSDLPFLIFLKESGQLIGAAGLVRMDWNVPKFEIGYWCRTSLQGYGLITEAIHAISQFAFEHLNARRLEIFADDLNTASWRVAEKVGFEFEGILRNEKIDPDGTLRNTRVYAKISL, from the coding sequence ATGAGCATCAACCCAATTCTGCTTGATTTTCCTGATCATTTTTCATCAAAGCGCTTAATGATGCGTTGCCCGCAAGCAGGGGACGGCGAGCTTGTTTTTGCAGCGATTAATGAATCCATCCATGCATTACGCCGCTTTCCTGCTTCATTACCTTGGGCTGTCTTTGAGCCATCTGTAGCCGCATCAGAAAGCTATTGCCGCGACAGCCATGCCCAATTTATTGCCCGCAGCGATTTGCCTTTCCTCATATTTCTAAAAGAATCCGGCCAGCTCATTGGCGCAGCAGGCTTGGTAAGAATGGACTGGAATGTGCCCAAATTTGAAATCGGCTATTGGTGCCGCACTTCCTTACAAGGCTACGGCCTAATTACCGAAGCCATCCATGCCATTAGCCAATTTGCTTTCGAACATTTAAATGCCAGGCGTTTAGAGATTTTTGCAGATGATTTAAATACCGCCAGCTGGCGCGTGGCTGAAAAAGTTGGATTTGAGTTTGAAGGCATACTGAGAAATGAAAAAATTGATCCCGATGGCACGCTGCGCAATACGCGGGTTTACGCAAAAATTTCTTTGTAG
- the rquA gene encoding rhodoquinone biosynthesis methyltransferase RquA — MTRNHPKLPENPYYEGVPDYMTEVYDWAYVNPRRVNQLDHNLVVKVLLFGNDQRLMRAYLNEIQPGMKVWQVAHVYGDLVRKVAQKVGPDGCFHLTDITPAQIEHGQAKLAIYPWAKVIRADAANYQCDKSFDLICSFFLLHEVPDDKKREIIDHMLSKMPEGGKVLFVDYHRPSLWQPIRWILKWVNAKLEPFAEALWQNEISHYASHADQYHWQKRTIFGGVYQIVAVTRTTPAAQS; from the coding sequence ATGACAAGAAATCATCCGAAACTGCCTGAGAACCCTTATTACGAAGGCGTTCCTGACTATATGACCGAGGTGTATGACTGGGCTTACGTCAACCCACGTCGCGTCAATCAGCTCGACCATAATCTAGTGGTAAAAGTGCTGCTATTTGGCAATGATCAGCGCCTTATGCGCGCTTATTTAAATGAAATCCAGCCCGGTATGAAAGTCTGGCAAGTGGCACATGTCTATGGTGATTTAGTGCGTAAAGTTGCGCAAAAAGTAGGGCCAGATGGTTGCTTTCACCTCACCGATATTACTCCAGCACAAATCGAGCATGGCCAAGCCAAACTAGCCATCTACCCCTGGGCTAAAGTCATCCGCGCAGATGCGGCCAATTACCAATGCGATAAATCATTTGATCTGATTTGCAGCTTCTTTTTATTGCATGAAGTACCCGACGACAAAAAACGCGAAATTATTGATCATATGCTGAGCAAAATGCCCGAGGGGGGCAAAGTACTCTTTGTGGATTACCATCGCCCCTCGCTCTGGCAGCCCATACGCTGGATATTAAAATGGGTGAATGCCAAATTAGAGCCCTTTGCCGAAGCACTCTGGCAGAATGAAATCAGCCATTACGCCAGTCACGCCGATCAATATCATTGGCAAAAACGCACTATATTTGGTGGGGTTTATCAGATTGTGGCCGTTACTCGCACAACGCCAGCGGCCCAAAGCTGA
- a CDS encoding glutaredoxin family protein, translated as MARVIMLLMIAGALQFAWKHYGTSRSNTEYSSTKMSQLASAVKPGEVTMYSTTECFYCVEAKSWLNQNGFAFTECNMTIDPRCQQEFNAYGAIGTPFLIVRGHQMKEGFSTDEFLQALSS; from the coding sequence ATGGCTCGCGTGATTATGCTATTAATGATTGCCGGCGCACTACAATTTGCCTGGAAACATTACGGCACAAGCCGGTCTAATACCGAATATAGCAGCACAAAAATGAGCCAGCTAGCCTCTGCAGTCAAGCCTGGCGAAGTGACAATGTATTCCACTACCGAATGCTTTTATTGTGTAGAAGCCAAATCGTGGCTCAATCAAAATGGCTTTGCTTTTACCGAATGCAATATGACAATCGATCCGCGTTGCCAGCAGGAATTTAACGCTTATGGCGCAATCGGCACGCCTTTTCTGATTGTGCGCGGCCACCAAATGAAAGAAGGCTTTAGTACTGATGAGTTTTTGCAGGCCTTAAGCAGCTAG
- a CDS encoding DUF523 domain-containing protein, with the protein MQYVLVSACLLGRPVRYNGSGAASDHPVLAAWNKEGRLIVVCPEVAAGLPIPRPPAEIAAARTGWQVLQGEAQVLESDGQDVSQAFASGAKQALAIAKAKNIQIAILKEGSPSCGSSYIYDGSFTGTKHAQAGVTTALLQDAGIRVFSEAELDEAAAYLKCLEVVE; encoded by the coding sequence ATGCAATATGTATTAGTCAGCGCCTGTTTATTGGGGCGGCCAGTGCGGTATAACGGCAGTGGTGCAGCGAGTGATCACCCGGTGTTGGCTGCTTGGAATAAAGAGGGCAGGTTAATTGTGGTTTGCCCTGAAGTGGCCGCAGGTTTGCCTATTCCCCGTCCCCCTGCAGAAATTGCTGCTGCGCGTACTGGCTGGCAAGTTTTACAGGGCGAGGCGCAGGTGCTGGAATCCGATGGTCAAGACGTGAGCCAAGCCTTTGCGAGCGGAGCCAAGCAGGCTTTGGCAATCGCAAAAGCAAAAAATATCCAAATCGCCATTCTCAAAGAAGGCAGCCCATCCTGTGGCTCGTCTTATATCTACGATGGTAGTTTTACTGGCACGAAGCACGCCCAAGCCGGAGTCACTACAGCTCTGTTGCAAGATGCAGGAATCCGGGTATTTAGCGAGGCGGAGCTGGACGAGGCTGCTGCGTATTTGAAATGCTTAGAGGTCGTTGAGTAG
- a CDS encoding nuclear transport factor 2 family protein, with the protein MQSLSPVDVIQRQLDAYNAKDVDAWLATYATDAQQFALHGELLVEGHVAMGSKMLVRFAEPDLHAELLQRTVMGPIVVDYERITRNFPEGKGTVEMLCVYEVADGLIQKASFAMGEQVVIAPALA; encoded by the coding sequence ATGCAATCACTTAGTCCTGTCGATGTTATTCAACGCCAATTGGATGCTTATAACGCCAAAGATGTCGATGCCTGGCTCGCAACCTATGCTACAGATGCTCAGCAGTTTGCCCTGCATGGCGAGCTGTTGGTGGAGGGGCATGTGGCGATGGGATCAAAGATGCTGGTGCGATTTGCCGAGCCAGATTTACACGCTGAGCTTTTGCAGCGCACGGTAATGGGGCCGATTGTGGTGGATTATGAGCGCATTACGCGTAATTTTCCCGAGGGAAAAGGTACGGTAGAAATGCTCTGTGTTTATGAGGTAGCCGATGGCTTAATTCAGAAGGCTTCGTTTGCGATGGGTGAGCAGGTGGTGATTGCTCCAGCATTAGCTTGA
- a CDS encoding calcium:proton antiporter: MKVTLPIWTIAAPIIAWALYLAPGQSLGVIYLALLTIALFGGVLAAVHHAEVVAHRVGEPYGTLVLAVAITIIEVALIVSLMMAGGPETTALARDTVFAAVMIILNGIVGMCLLAGAAQYKEQTFSLNGMSAALTTLAAIAVLTLILPNYTTSAPGPFYTSSQLIFISVVTLVLYGTFVLVQTVRHRDYFLPSHGEDDEEAHAAPPSLLETSISSVLLLVCLAAVVLLAKALAPSIELGVANMGAPKAVVGVIIAAVVLLPEGLAALRAARANRLQTSLNLALGSALASIGLTIPAVALVALMSGLTLTLGIDIKSTVLLLLSLFTTMLALGTGKTTVLPGVVLLVIFAVYLFVTVIP, encoded by the coding sequence ATGAAAGTAACACTACCTATCTGGACTATTGCCGCCCCCATCATCGCCTGGGCACTTTATCTTGCTCCCGGCCAAAGCTTGGGCGTGATCTATCTTGCGCTATTAACAATCGCTTTATTTGGCGGCGTTTTAGCTGCAGTACATCATGCTGAAGTGGTTGCTCACCGCGTAGGAGAGCCCTATGGCACCTTAGTTTTAGCGGTAGCGATCACCATTATTGAAGTAGCGCTGATTGTTTCTTTGATGATGGCAGGTGGCCCTGAAACCACCGCACTTGCCCGGGACACCGTTTTTGCCGCGGTGATGATTATTTTAAATGGTATTGTCGGCATGTGTTTATTGGCAGGTGCCGCTCAATATAAAGAGCAAACCTTCAGCCTTAATGGCATGAGTGCAGCCTTAACCACACTGGCAGCGATTGCCGTGTTAACGCTGATTTTGCCTAACTACACCACCAGTGCTCCCGGCCCTTTTTACACCTCTAGCCAGCTGATTTTTATCTCGGTCGTCACACTCGTGCTCTATGGCACTTTTGTTTTAGTGCAAACAGTAAGGCATCGTGATTACTTTCTGCCAAGTCACGGCGAAGATGATGAAGAGGCCCATGCTGCGCCTCCCTCTCTGCTGGAAACATCAATCAGCTCTGTTTTACTGCTCGTTTGCCTTGCCGCTGTGGTGTTATTAGCCAAAGCACTGGCACCCAGTATCGAGCTGGGCGTGGCAAATATGGGCGCACCTAAGGCGGTAGTGGGTGTGATTATTGCTGCTGTTGTGCTACTACCCGAAGGCCTTGCCGCATTGCGCGCAGCCCGGGCCAACCGCTTGCAAACCAGTTTAAATCTAGCTTTGGGATCGGCATTAGCCAGTATTGGCCTGACTATTCCTGCGGTAGCACTGGTCGCCTTGATGAGTGGGCTCACTCTCACTTTGGGCATTGATATCAAATCCACCGTGTTGTTGCTGCTTTCCCTCTTTACTACCATGTTGGCCTTAGGCACAGGTAAAACAACGGTCTTGCCAGGTGTAGTGCTCTTGGTGATTTTTGCAGTCTATTTATTTGTGACCGTTATTCCCTAA
- a CDS encoding PEP-CTERM sorting domain-containing protein, translating into MLQTKLLISCAIFALSSFANATVIDFNHLAHNDTSQVFSTISSNGFVIKNDSQANDRLGIWGKNDEFQADTGRAAVFVNYSGSKTSIEHANKSFFNFKSIDLADVFNNGDSATIQFSFFNGQSTTFETVILDQLKGLQTIFFNKNNLTRVSWVGSNSQFDNINVSAPVPEPETYALLGMGLMSLWIARRRKHA; encoded by the coding sequence ATGCTGCAAACAAAATTGTTGATCTCTTGCGCTATTTTCGCTTTAAGTTCTTTTGCAAATGCCACCGTTATCGATTTCAATCATTTAGCGCACAACGATACTTCTCAAGTATTCAGTACAATCAGTTCTAATGGCTTTGTCATTAAAAATGACAGCCAAGCTAATGATCGGCTCGGTATTTGGGGTAAAAACGATGAGTTTCAGGCCGATACAGGCCGCGCTGCCGTTTTTGTAAACTACAGCGGCAGTAAAACCAGCATTGAACACGCTAATAAATCATTCTTTAACTTTAAATCCATTGACCTTGCTGATGTTTTTAATAATGGCGATTCAGCCACTATTCAATTCAGTTTTTTTAATGGTCAAAGCACAACATTTGAAACCGTTATTCTTGATCAGCTAAAAGGTCTGCAAACAATTTTTTTTAATAAAAATAATCTGACCAGAGTATCTTGGGTAGGCTCTAACAGCCAATTTGATAACATTAATGTAAGCGCTCCAGTACCAGAGCCAGAAACTTATGCTCTGCTCGGCATGGGGTTAATGAGTTTATGGATTGCACGTCGCCGTAAACACGCCTAA
- a CDS encoding nucleotidyltransferase family protein, whose translation MNFHQQLTLWLKADHLRCQVLLQAAELGLPDWCIAAGFVRNLVWDQLHDYAEPTPLADIDLIYFNAEDMSEEADRVLEQRLRQDSDLLWSVKNQARMHSRNGDASYLNTLDAMSYWPELETAVGVRLEPDESFISPFALENLSHLQITLNPKRPKIADFEARISQKKWLEIWPKLQVNRGG comes from the coding sequence ATGAATTTTCATCAGCAATTAACGCTTTGGCTAAAGGCCGATCATCTACGCTGCCAAGTGTTGCTTCAGGCGGCAGAGCTGGGTTTGCCAGATTGGTGTATTGCGGCGGGCTTTGTTCGCAATCTGGTTTGGGATCAGCTGCATGATTACGCCGAGCCAACGCCTTTAGCTGATATCGATCTCATTTATTTTAATGCTGAGGATATGTCGGAAGAGGCGGATAGGGTGCTGGAGCAGCGTTTGAGGCAAGATTCGGATCTGCTCTGGTCGGTTAAAAATCAGGCCAGAATGCATAGCCGCAATGGCGATGCGTCGTATTTAAATACCCTAGATGCGATGTCCTATTGGCCAGAGTTAGAAACGGCGGTTGGCGTTAGGCTAGAGCCAGATGAATCTTTTATTTCTCCCTTTGCTTTAGAAAACCTGAGCCATTTACAAATCACTCTAAATCCTAAACGCCCCAAAATAGCCGATTTTGAGGCGAGAATTTCACAGAAAAAATGGCTGGAAATCTGGCCAAAATTGCAGGTGAATAGGGGGGGATGA
- a CDS encoding GNAT family N-acetyltransferase, with translation MNIETLQNPPAALFEELEEKITAFNEELWEVKTKYPLAIAARDEEGVLLAGASARTFGLWLLIENIWVSEALRGQDMGSKILAQLEAAAIERGCQFALLDTLNFQAQPFYEKFNYQVGWIQPSYPVTGCKYFMSKQLIAA, from the coding sequence ATGAATATCGAAACCCTACAAAATCCACCTGCTGCTTTATTTGAAGAATTAGAAGAAAAAATCACTGCATTTAATGAAGAGCTTTGGGAAGTTAAAACTAAATATCCTTTAGCGATTGCTGCTCGTGACGAAGAGGGCGTGTTATTGGCAGGGGCAAGTGCCAGAACATTTGGCCTATGGCTGCTCATTGAAAATATCTGGGTGAGCGAGGCATTACGTGGGCAGGATATGGGCTCTAAAATATTGGCGCAATTAGAAGCGGCTGCAATTGAGCGAGGCTGTCAATTTGCACTTTTAGATACGCTTAATTTTCAGGCTCAACCATTTTATGAAAAGTTTAATTACCAAGTGGGCTGGATTCAGCCATCGTATCCGGTCACAGGGTGTAAATATTTTATGAGTAAGCAGCTTATTGCGGCTTAG
- a CDS encoding GNAT family N-acetyltransferase: protein MALELVYEIKKATQDDCLSIAKIHVLSWQYAYCDLLPSDYLAQLSVEKREATWRNALNTGSSQVLVAQSGDGLLGFISFAPCRDEDAASDQAEIWSLYVSPAHWSAGVGLALYCAAKALIQEQGFKALSLWVLAGNQRALQFYTKAGFTPDLSKTFELAGVELQELRLVQGIA from the coding sequence ATGGCATTAGAACTCGTGTATGAAATTAAAAAGGCTACTCAGGATGATTGCCTGAGCATCGCTAAAATCCATGTGCTTTCCTGGCAGTATGCTTATTGCGATTTATTGCCTAGTGATTATCTGGCGCAATTATCGGTCGAAAAGCGCGAGGCGACGTGGCGCAATGCGCTGAATACGGGCAGCAGCCAAGTCTTAGTGGCTCAGTCTGGCGATGGGCTATTGGGTTTTATCTCTTTTGCCCCTTGCCGAGATGAAGATGCTGCAAGCGATCAGGCAGAAATCTGGAGTTTATACGTTAGCCCCGCCCACTGGTCTGCAGGCGTAGGACTAGCTTTGTACTGCGCAGCCAAGGCGCTGATTCAGGAGCAGGGCTTTAAGGCGCTTAGCCTTTGGGTGCTCGCAGGCAATCAGCGGGCGCTGCAGTTTTATACCAAGGCGGGCTTTACGCCAGATCTATCTAAGACTTTTGAGTTGGCAGGGGTGGAGTTGCAAGAGCTGCGCTTAGTGCAGGGGATTGCGTGA
- a CDS encoding Ivy family c-type lysozyme inhibitor → MQWINRISISSTLIAALFIPLSAQAKNINSKDALACVESSKCAYFFDVYAGDKLLRQELSKVFKTAGMPSPRWLGKGVSTPMTPITLAQKPYLLGSVCQPHNCGHLVSVLYSPEQKRVVAHYKPEEGAAKWLGVPNATEQQILNEFETADSPLQKKLDSHPKLPIIIN, encoded by the coding sequence ATGCAATGGATTAACCGTATTTCAATCAGCAGCACGCTCATCGCAGCACTGTTTATCCCCCTCAGTGCACAGGCAAAAAATATCAATAGCAAGGACGCCCTTGCCTGCGTGGAATCATCTAAATGTGCCTATTTCTTTGATGTATATGCTGGCGATAAACTGCTGCGCCAAGAGCTGAGTAAAGTATTTAAAACGGCAGGCATGCCCTCACCGCGCTGGCTGGGTAAAGGCGTATCCACACCGATGACGCCCATTACCCTAGCACAAAAGCCTTATTTGCTCGGCTCAGTGTGCCAGCCACATAACTGCGGGCATTTAGTGAGCGTGCTTTACTCTCCAGAGCAAAAACGCGTGGTCGCCCACTATAAGCCTGAAGAAGGAGCCGCCAAATGGTTGGGAGTGCCTAATGCCACCGAGCAGCAAATCCTTAATGAATTTGAAACCGCCGACAGCCCCTTGCAAAAAAAGCTGGATAGCCATCCTAAACTCCCCATCATCATTAATTAA